ATGCACGCCATGGCACCAGAGCAGGACGCCTTCCGGTGCACCAACCCAAAATGCCAGGCCCTGGTAGACAAGTGCCTTAACTACACGCGCTACAACATCTGCAACCGCATGGTAGAACGCACCGGCTCCTACCAGGCCCAGTGCCTGTGCGGCTACTGCCAGCTCACAGAGACCATCCCAGACCTGTCTGTGGAAGGCAACCTGACCAAGTGGTACAAGCTGGAGGTGGCCAAACGCCGGCTGCTGCACATGCTGGACCTTATTGGGCTCCCTTATGGCTCCAAAGGCCAACAGTTTGAACTTCCCTTGTCCTTTGATTTCAAAGAAGACCAGCAGCCCAGTGCTTTTGGGTGGTTGGGCATAGGCCCTGAAGAGAAAGTGTACACCGGCCACGCCGACGGCAAAATCACCATCAACATTAAAGAGGCCGACCCGGTGGAGCGCGAGAAGCTGCGGGTGCAGATGAATGAAACCCAGCGCACCTTGATTGGGCATTTCAGGCATGAGATTGGCCACTACTACTGGCAGTTGCTGGTGCAGGGCAAAGACGAAGAAGCGTTCAAGGCTATTTTTGGGGTTCATGAAAACCCCAGCTAAAGCCAAGCCATGGACCACTATTACAAAAATGGCCCCAAGGCCTACTGGGCCAACAGCTACATCAGCGCCTACGCCACCATGCACCCCTGGGAAGACTTCGCGGAGACCTGGGGCACGTACCTGGACATGATTGCCGTGCTGGACACCGCAGACAACACAGACCTGCTGGAAATGCCCGGCGAAGACCTGGAAGACGCCCAAATGGAATCTATGCTGGCCCGGTACACAGACCTGAGCCTGAAAGTAAACGAGGTCAACCGGTCACTGGGCTTGCCAGACCTGTTCCCCGAGACGTTCTCTGCGCCGGTCATTCAGAAAATGAGCTACATCCATCACCTCATCAAGAAGCACCGCACGCGGCCCAAGAAAGCATCTTCCAAATAAACCGCATTTCTTAAGCAAGCGGGAAAGCCACAGAGGCAATAAATTTACTGTCTGTTTTCGGGCTCATTTCCAGAAATGAGCCCGAAAACAGACAGAGGAAGAACATGCTATTTCCACGTTCTAGTTAACATATAAATTCAAAACTAATAACAATATATTATTCCTTCGTAATCAAATTCCCATCTGCGGCATAACTCACCAAACCCGCCTCTAACATTTGCTGCAACAGGTCTCCCAGTAACTCCTGCTCTGAGCTACTGAAATGGAGTGATAGGGATTTTGGGTGCAAGGGCGCTTTTTTGAGATAGCTTAAAATGCGAGCTTCCAGGTGGAGTTTGTTCTCTTCCAGTTTGGCTTTTTTCTTTTGGGCCAGGCAATAATCACAGATGCGGCAAATCTGGTCAGACTTTTCCCCGAAATAAGCTAGGATCTGCAGCGTGCGGCATTTCTGGGTATTCTGCATGTAGGTCACCACGGCTTCGGCTTTTTTCATGGCTTTCTCCCGAAACTGGTTCAGGCGCTTCTGGTCCAGGGGCAGTTGCTGGGCATCAAAGCGGGGCAAGGTGAACTGCACTTGTGGGCCGTCGTGTTGGGCGTCATAGACCAGGACCTTGCGCTGGTGCAAGTGTTGGAGTTGCTGCCGGAGGGTGGCTTCGGGCAGGTTGATGTGTTTGGCCAGGCCTACCTCTGAGATTTTCACAAAGTCGTTGTACAATTCACCGCCGTACAGCCGCAGCAGGCCTTTGATCACGGGTTCCAAGGTCTCGTTCATCAGCTGGAATTCATACAGCGCCTGGTGCTCCAGCAAGAAATTTACTTTAGACGGACTGTAAAACCCTTCGTTCAGTTGTAACAGGCCTTCGTTCTCCAGCTGTTTCAAAGCATAATGCGCTTCCACGGGTTGTAATTGGTAGGTCTTGGAGAACTCGGCCAAGTCAAAGTCGAAGGACTGGAATTGCCCGCTGCCGGTGGCCAGCTGGTAAAAATTGGCCAGGGCCTGGTACACGCGCTTCAGGGTCTCCAAGGGTGGATGGGCCTCAGTGGTTTTCTTGAGGAGCAGAGACGATTCCTCAGGGCCCAGGAGCACGGTGGCGTAGCTGTACTTGCCATCGCGGCCGGCGCGACCCGCCTCCTGGTAATACGCCTCCAAAGAATCTGGCAAATCAAGGTGCACCACCAGGCGCACATCTGGCTTGTCAATGCCCATCCCGAAGGCGTTGGTGGCCACCATCACGCGCACTTTGTCTGTGATCCAATTGGTTTGGGCGGTGGTTCTGGTTTGGTGCGGGAGGCCAGCGTGGTAGGCGGCGGCTTTAATTCCCTGGCGCTGTAGCCAATCAGAGAGTTCTGCGGTACGGCGGCGGTTGCGCACATAGATAATGGCCGTACCGGGCATCTTCTGCAGAATCTCGCGCAGGCGGCCTTCTTTGTCCTCCACCGGCAACACTGAATACGACAAGTTCTTTCTGGCGAAGCTTTGTTGAAAGACCTGCTGTTTTTTGAAGGCGAGTTTTTCCTGGATGTCTTGCTTGACCACTTCGGTGGCAGAGGCGGTAAGCGCCAGCACGGGAACGTTGGGCAACACCTCGCGTAGCTTGGCAATCTCCAGGTACGGCGGCCTGAAATCATAGCCCCATTGCGAAATACAGTGTGCTTCATCTACGGCCAGCAGACTCACGTTCATGCGCTTGAGCCGCTCCAGAAACAAATCAGTCTGCAATCTTTCCGGCGACAGATACAGAAACTTGGTAGTTCCGAAGATGCAATTGTCCAGAATCAGGTCGCGCTCGCGCTCCGGCTGTCCTGCGTGCAGCGCCGCCGCCGAGATGCCGCGCTTGCGCAGGTTCTCCACCTGGTCTTTCATGAGGGCAATCAAAGGGCTCACCACTAGACAAACGCCTTCCTGCGCCAGCGCCGGCACCTGAAAGCAGATGGACTTGCCGCCGCCCGTGGGCAGAATGGCCAGTGTGTCCTTCCCCGCCAGCACAGAGTCAATGATCTCCTCCTGCCCCGGCCTGAACTGGTCATAGCCCCAATACTCCCGCAATATCTGCTGAATGTCTGCCATACAATAGCCAAAACTACAAAATAAGCGGCAGCTTCCCTGTAGGCCTAAGGCTAAGCCAACAGGTTCCGTTTTCGGCTTCATTTCCGGAAACGGGCCCGAAAACGCAAACCGTAGAGCCGTTATCACTTTACCATCAGGGCATTTTCAACAGAATTAAAGAATTTGATCAGCCTGAAAACAACAAGACATTTAGGTTTGACTATTTAGTCTTAGGTTCCGTTTTCGGCTTCATTTCCGGAAAGGAGCCCGAAAACAGAAAACCCGACCATGGGCCGGGTTTTCTGTGAACTTACTCTTTTTAATGAATCCTTAGGCGGCTGCGGATTGCTCCTGCTCGCGATCTTCAATCACTTTCTTCAGTTTCTGGATAGACTGCTTCGCGCGCTCTTCATCTAATTTATTGATGTTGAGCAGCATTTTCGTCTTCTCCTGGCGCGTGATCACCGGGTTGTTCAGTAACCTGATGATTTCCTCTTTCTGCTTGGCCGTGGCATATTTCACGGTGGCTTCTTCTTCCACCACTGGTGCAGTAGCCACCGGAGCTGTTTCAGTCACAGCCTCCGCAGGAACCGCTTTCATGGTTTTGGCCGGAGCCGAAGTTCTGGTTTGCGACTCAGTTTTCTGCTCCGTCACGTTGCCTTGGTAATCCATTTCCTCGGCGGGGGTTGGCTCGTAGCCCGCTGCCCTAATGATCCAGGCCAATGCGTTCCGGTAAGCTTTCCCAATGGCTCTGGTTTGGGCCATAGACGCGATGGCGTATTCCTGGTAATATTTACGGCCCTGCTCTTTGTTGGAGCAGATGGCAAATCCGGCACCAGCCACCTGGTCTGTGCGTAGGTTCAGCAAGTTTACTTTGGCCAAATATTTAATCTCCGTAGAATCGCTCATGTTGGTAAGCTCTTCCACTATGGGCAGAATACCTAACCGCGAGCCAGCGTACTGCCAGCCTTCCACGTTCACATATTCTTTGCCTTGTATGTTCTGATACAGTCTATTCTCTTTGATGAACTTGGCCAAATCAACGGCCAGGTGCATGGTTTCGTCAGAACGGGAGATATCAAAGCTCTCTATTTTATGCTTCTTTAATCCTTTTTCGCTGGTCTCAGCTTGATTCACTTTCGTCTGCATTTCTCTTAGTTTTCAGTTCAGATTCATAACAGACGGGTGTTTAGAATAGTGCCAATTTTATAGATTTTTATTGCATTTAATGTCATTGATAGTCAAGTAGTTACGCACAAATGCTAATTTATTTTTAGCAAATTGCAATTCATTGATCTATAGAGAGTTAATTAAATAGAGTTTAATTGAAACTTCGAAGTGACTACTGTGGTTTATTATGCCAAGGCTTTAATATCAAGCCTGCTTTTCCCCGCGGTCATCCTGAGCGCAGCCGAAGGATCTAACGAAGAGGCATTCCATTACTAAGCAACTACCACCCACCATTTATCTTACCTAATTCGCCGTTGTTGGTATTTTCTCCAACGACTAAGACTGCTTTTCAAGTTAACAACTACCATCCACAACCTACTTACTTAATCTCTTCTTTCTTACTTCGCCTCCCAGGTTTGTCACTTTTCTCCTTGATGCTCAACCTAACCAAAAGAATCAAGAACCCCCGAACTCGCTGCCGCTCAGACAGGCGGGTGTTCATTCTTTGCACCTGGAAAATGCTATCTGTTTCATTGTAAGTTTAGGCTTTTGCTGGTTGAAAGGCCAATACTGTTCCCTCCCATGCTCCGGGCACATCGCCTTCCGGCGACCCTGCGCAAGGTTGATCGGTTGCTGAATGTGCTGTTGGAAACGCTCCATAAACTTCCTCGCCCTTCAGGGCGGGAGGAAGAATAGCACTTTGCTGACTTTTGCTGAAATCAATAGACCCGTGCTTTAGCTCGGGGTCCTTGTGAATTTTGCCGTTTTCAGGCTCATTTCTGTAAATGAAGCCAAAAACAGAAAACTCCCCTCCTGTTTTAGGAGGGGTTGGGGGTGGTCAATACAAACATTCCCGTAGGGTGGGACTGACGCTATTCCGCCTCACCTGGCTTCAGCAAAAACCCGTCTTTCATAGTGAGTTTTCTATCGGCCATGTCGGCGAGGACGGGGTTATGGGTGACTAAAACAAAGGTCTGGCCAAGGTCTTCGCGGAGTTTGAAGAAGATTTGGTGGAGCTCATCGGCGTTCTTGGAGTCCAGGTTGCCGGAGGGTTCATCGGCGAAGATCAGTTTGGGGGAATTGATCAAGGCGCGGGCGACGGCGGTGCGCTGTTGTTCGCCTCCAGACATTTCTGAGGGTTTGTGATGCAGCCGGTGGCCCAGGCTAAGCATTTCCAGCAGCTCGGTGGCGCGGGTCTCTACTTCTTTCTCGGGCCGATTGGCCAAGAAACCAGGGAGGCAGACGTTCTCCAGCGCGCTAAACTCGGGCAGCAGGTTGTGGAACTGGAAGATGAAGCCAATGTTACGGTTCCTGAACTGCGCCACTTCCTTGTTGCTCATGCCGGAGATTCGGTGCCCGGAAAGAAACACATCGCCGGCGTCTGGGGTGTCTAAGGTGCCCAGCAGGTGCAGCAGCGTGCTCTTACCCGCGCCCGAGGCGCCGACAATAGACACCACTTCGGCTTCGCCAATGACCAGGTCAATGCCTTTTAAGACCGGCAGCACGCCGTACGATTTATGCAGCCCGCGGGCCTCCAACAATACTGGTTTCTCTGGAATCATGTGCTACAAAACAACGGGGAACAGGCGGCATTTGCAACCTTATGGCGTAATTAAGCCTGGGCTTCTCAACGCAAACCAGCGGCGGCGGGTTTTCGGGCTCATTTCTGGAAACGTAGCCAAAAACGGGAAATTCTTTACCTTGCCTGTATGAACCTACTGCTCTGGTGCCTCAACTTCTGCCTCCTGACCCAACTCACCGCCTGCCAACCCAACCAGAAACCAACTCTGCCCGCTATGGCCACCATGCGCGGCGTGAACTGGGTGGTCGCAGACACTGTGACATTGGCGCAGTTGCAGACACTCAATGACCACGGCGTGGAATGGATTGCGCAGACGCCGTTTGGGTGGCAGAAAAACCACAACACGCCAGAACTGACCTTCAGCAGCAAGCGCGGCTATTGGGGCGAGCGCGACGAAGGCCTGATTCAGACCACGCAACTGGCCAAATCTTTGGGCATCAAAACCTTGCTAAAACCGCACATCTGGCTCCGCAACAACCAAAACGGCGAATGGGTGGGCACCATTAAAATGACTTCAGAGCAAGACTGGCAGACCTGGTTCCAGAATTACCGCACCATGCTGTTGCACTACGCCCGGCTAGCCGATTCTCTGCAGATAGAGGCGCTCTGCATTGGCACCGAGCTCCACGCCACCGTGAAAGAAAAACCCGAGGAATGGCGAAAACTCATCAAAGAAACCCGGCAGATTTACAAAGGGCAACTCACCTACGCCGCCAACTGGGACCGCGAGTACAAAGACATTGAGTTCTGGGATGCCCTGGATTTCATTGGCGTGCAGGGTTATTTCCCGCTGAGCAAGAATCCGTCCCCTGCCCTACCCGAATTACTGGAAGCCTGGGAACCGCACGTAAAGGCGCTGGAGAAAGTGCAGCAGAAATTCAACAAACCGCTGGTTTTCACCGAAGTGGGCTACCGCAACATTCCATTGGCCGCCGCCCAGCCCTGGACCTGGCCCAGTCGTGGACAAGCCCCTGAGCCCGAAGACCCGGAAACGCAAGCCAGACTCTACGAAGCCATGTACCAGACCTTCTGGCAGAAACCGTGGTTCAAAGGTACCTTCATCTGGAAATGGTACCCGCAGGTTCGCGAGAACGGCCGCGCCCGAAGAGATTTTACGCCACAAGGACTTCCGGCGGCCCAGGTGATGGCGACATTCTATAAGTCCTGAGAAGAATCCTGGGTCAAGAGTCAAAAAATGGATTCCGTTTTTGGGCTTGTTTCTGGAAATGAGGGCGAAAACGGAAACTGAGTTAGCTTTTTGAAAAGGCTTTTACCTCAGCCCACGTCCAGTATTTTTTGGGTGATATTCCGGCAAAAACCTTCTCAAAATAGGCCAGACACGTCTGCACGAAAACATCTTTGGAAATAGAAGACGGGTAAATTATTCTCTCCATGGGGTTGCCGTAGCGTTGGGCCTTGGTCAATTTTTCTTTCTGTAACCGCAATAAAGGCCCGGTATCTGTCACTCCGTCGGCGGACCATTTCTGGCCCTCCATCTCCAGTTGAGTTAATATTTGGGCCAAAGGACTAAGGTCAGGTCTGGGGAGCGTGGGGCGGCTGTGGAGATCCACCCAGGTGGTGTACTTGCATTCTACCTCGTATCGGTTTTGGTCATAGCAAGAGATGACAATGTCATAGCCAGCAGTTGGCCCGAAGAGCGCGTAATAATGCACCGGCTCTGGCGTTTCTATAATGATCACGCCTAAATCTTCCCTTTTTGTGAAGTGGGAATCAGGGCTGTGGATTTGACGGTAGCCTGCCAAAACTTGGTCATAGTCTGGCCTCCAGACGTGTTGCTGCGCCTCGGGGTTTTCCAACACCTGGGTAAAGGCTTCCAGGAAATAGTGAAATTTGGGAATAGAGGCTACTACTTCATTTTCCTCCAACTCCTCGGCCCCGAAGGGTGGATAAAAGCGGGCCTTCTCTTCGGCGTTTAGCCAACAAACCAGCTTTAAAGCTTTATCTACCACCGGATTGCTCAAATCCAACTCCCTGAAATCCCCGATGACGGCTACCTGCCGTAGCGTTTCTTCGTGCTGCAAAGCCAGTTCTGGATGAAGCAGGGCCCAGACGCCTACCAGCGCGTCAATGTCAAAATGGTTGGCGGTTACGTGTTGGTAATTCGGCAAGTCTGGCCAGTTCTGTTTAAGCGCCTGCAAGACCATGCCCGCGCTGGTATCTTCTCTGAGGGGCATTGGCGTGGGTGCCTCGCGCCAATGGGAAAGGACGAGTCCGTTGGGGTGAAAACTGTCTACCACCACCGCGGGCTGGTTTTTGACCTCAGGAAAAGGAAGATACGAGAAAGGCATGCGGCAAAGATAAGAATTGAGTCTTGAGTTCTGAGTTGGCGTACGTTGTGCGTTTTCGGGCTCCATTCTGGAAATGGAGCCAAAAACGCACTCTGTTTACGCACGCAACTCTGCTGCTGTATTCCGTATGAAAGACTCAGGACTCACCCCTCAGGACTCAGGACTAGCCACATCGTGGCCTTTGTTTTGAAAAGAGCCTTGAAAGCTTTACTTTCGTGCACCAAAAAACATCAACCTAACCTCATGAATATACACGAGTACCAGGCGAAAGACATTCTGAAACGCTACGGCGTTAGAATTCAGGAAGGCATTGTGGCCGAAACCCCTGAAGAGGCGGTAGCGGCGGCAAAGCGTTTAACCGAGGAAACCGGCACTGGCTGGCACGTAATCAAAGCCCAGATTCATGCGGGCGGCCGCGGCAAAGGCGGCGGGGTGAAACTGGCCAAAAACCTGGAGCAGGTGAAAGAAATTGCCGGCCAGATCTTGGGCATGCAACTCATAACGCACCAAACCGGCCCCGAAGGAAAGAAAGTAAATAAGGTATTGGTGGCCCAGGACGTGTATTACCCTGGTGACTCTGAGCCGAAAGAATATTACGTGTCTATCTTGTTAGATAGAGCAAAAGGCCAGAATGTGATCATGGCGTCTACCGAAGGCGGCATGGACATTGAAGAAGTAGCCGAGCACACGCCGGAGAAAATCTTCAAGGAGTGGATTGACCCAGCCGTTGGCCTTCGTCCGTTCCAGGCTAACAAAATTGCCTTTGCGTTTGGCCTGCAGGGCGAAGCGTTCAAAGAATTCACCAAGTTCCTGACCAACCTTTACAAGGCGTATCTGGACACTGACGCTTCTATGTTTGAGATCAACCCCGTGTTGAAGACTTCAGACAACAAGATTCTGGCCGTAGACGGTAAAGTAGACCTGGACGACAACGCCCTGTTCCGCCACAAAGACCTGGCTGACCTTCGCGACATCTTGGAAGAAGATCCTTTGGAAGTTGAGGCAAGCAAAAGCAACCTGAACTATGTAAAGCTTGACGGAAACGTAGGCTGTATGGTGAACGGTGCCGGTTTGGCCATGGCGACTATGGACATCATCAAGCTTTCTGGTGGTGAGCCTGCTAACTTCCTGGACGTAGGAGGTGGAGCCAACGCGCAGACCGTAGAGGCCGGTTTCCGGTTGATCTTGCAAGACCCTAACGTGAAAGCCATTTTGATCAACATCTTCGGGGGTATTGTGCGCTGCGACCGCGTTGCGAATGGTGTAGTTGAGGCTTACAAAAACATTGGTACTATTAACGTTCCCATCATTGTTCGTCTGCAAGGCACCAACGCTGAGGAAGGCGCTAGAATCATTGACGAGTCTGGCCTGAAAGTATTCTCTGCCGTGCTGCTGAAAGACGCCGCGCAGAAAGTATCTGAAGTATTGGCAGACGTGGCGTAAGTCAAACTGCAATCCATAAAAAAGCCTTCCTGAAAAATTCAGGAAGGCTTTTTGTTTTTGGCGTCATTTGAAATCCAGAGCCCGAAAACGGAAGAAAGAGAGCAGTGCTTTTCAATCTTTCCCCAACTTAGACTCTTGACTCTGGACTCTATTCCAGCACGTTCAGCTTCACGTCGATGTTGCCGCGGGTTCCCACAGAATATGGGCAAACTTCATGGGCTTGGGCTACCAGTTCTTCGGCTTTTGCTTTTTCCACGCCGTCCACTTTTACGTCTAGCTGCACGGCCAGGCCGAAGCGTCCGTCTTCAAACTGGTCAAGGCTTACGTGGGCGGTCACGGTTGAATTTTCGTCTAGCCTGATTTTCTGCTTGCCGGCCATCAGTTGCAGCGCACTCTGAAAACAGGCCGCGTAGCCTGCCGCAAACAGCTGCTCTGGGTTGGTGGCGTCGCCTTTGCCGCCCAGGCCCTCAGGCAGGCGTACGGGCATGTCAATGATACCGTCAGATGATTTCACTTGACCGTTGCGGCCGCCGGTGGCGGTTACTTGGGCGGTATACAATCTTTTCATAGCGTTCAATGTGTTTGGTTGCTACTTACGTAAACTGAATTTAAGCGGAAATGTTAGACAAGGCAGTCGGCAATTCCCGTTTTGGGGCTCATTTCTGGAAACGGGGCAAAAAACAGCGCTTCCCGCTTTTATACCACCCCGCGGTTTCCTACATTTGCACTCGCAATACCAGGCCGCGTAGTACAACGGATAGTATTGGAGTTTCCGAAGCTCTCGATCCAGGTTCGATTCCTGGCGCGGCCACAGTAAAGCCCCTTAGATGGATTCTAAGGGGCTTTTTTTATGAATTCCTGTCAACTAGAAGTATTTGGGATCCATTTACTCAATGTTTTCACATACAAGTATTCTAGTCCATCATTCCTAAGTAGGCTTATCTGAAATTTAATCTAAATTCAGAATGCTGTGGATTCATTTCTAAATCTATATATTGGGACTGTAATTCTACCAATAGCATTTAATATTATTCAATCATTTAGATAACTATTCCACAACTCTACTCTTTTATTTATCATGGATTTTCAAGACGTTATCAAAGCGTTAGGAGACAAAGTGTCTCGTATGCAGGAAAGTATTCAAACAGAGGAAGCAACCAAAATGGCGTTTGTAATGCCGTTTATTTCTGCCTTAGGTTATGACATATTCAACCCAATGGAAGTAGTGCCAGAATTTATTGCAGATTTAGGCATTAAGAAAGGAGAAAAGGTTGATTACTGCATTTTTATGGAGGGTAAGCCCACCATAATTATAGAATGCAAACATTGGAAAGAGAAATTAGACGTTCACAATTCCCAGCTGCACCGGTATTTCCACGTCACCACGTCTAAATTTGGGATACTCACCAACGGCATTATTTACAGGTTCTATACTGACTTAGTGGAGCCCAATAAAATGGATGATAAACCATTTTGGGAATTCAATATTACTGACTTACAAGAACAGACAATATTTGAACTTAAGAAATACCACAAGACCACTTTTAGTGTGGAGAATATTCTCAGTTCAGCCACAGAATTAAAGTACGCGAAGGAGATTAAAAAAATCATGTTGGAGGAACTGGCTAATCCTTCAGAGGCCTTTGTAAAACATTTCGCAAGGCAAATTATATCTGGGCAAATGACAGCTAAGGTGTTGGAGCCTTTTAATAGCTTAGTTAAGCGGGCCCTTAATCAGCTTATCAGTGACATGATCAGCGACAGGCTTAAGAATGCATTAGCCTCTGAAGAAGACCGTTCTTCCATACAAGCGAGAGTTGTAGAAGACACAACGGTACAACCTGTCAATGTAGAGGCGGCCAGCAAAGTGGTGACCATAGAATTAGAAAAAGAAGCTTTCTACATCGTTCGCTCTATTCTTAGAACAAAGATTGATGCCAACCGCGTCACGCACAGAGATACGCAAAGCTATTTCGGCATTCTTCTGGATGACAATAATAGAAAGCCTATTTGCCGGCTTTATCTGGAAGGAAATAAAAAGATAATCTCTCTTCTAGACGATGCTAAAAAAGAAATGAGACATGAAATTCAAACCCTGGATGATATTTATGCCCATGCTGAGCATCTAATTAATACCGCGCTCAGTTATGACAACAAATGAGTTCATTAAAAACTAAAAATGGCAATCCCTCAGAAATTTAAAACTCCTGAGGGATTGCCATTTTTATTCCTGTCAACTTATAAACTTAGAGATGAATTTCATCTCCTACATGAACTTTACCACAACGGTTTAATCGTGCAGGCATCTTTCACGGCAGGCGTCCAGGAACTCAGTGAGTTTTTCATCGGTGAGCGGTTTTCCCAGGTAACCGTCCACGCCCAGCATATCGGCGCGCTTGATGTCATATTCGTTCTGTGAAGACGTGAGCATGGCCACCAGCGGCTTGGGGTTCAAGGGCAACCCCTGCATGGCTTCCACAAACTGGAACCCGTCCATGACTGGCATTTTCACGTCCACAATGATTAGGCTGGGGGTGGCTTCTTTGTAGAAAGGGTCAGAACAGGCGGCCTGCAACTTGCTGATGGCCTCAAAACCGTTCTGGGCGGTCATTATCTGTTCTGTGATATTCTGCCTTTTCAGCACATTGCGCGCCACATACAGGGCGGTGGGGTCATCATCTATTAATAATACGGATTTCAAAAAGATCATGCTATGTAAGAATGCTATAAAGTTAGGGGTTTACTCCAAACTGGGGGTTTAAGGTTGTGTACTATGTGAAAATATTTTACCCAAAAATAATATTTTTCACCGCCTGACGGTATAAATT
This region of Rufibacter sp. LB8 genomic DNA includes:
- a CDS encoding organic hydroperoxide resistance protein; protein product: MKRLYTAQVTATGGRNGQVKSSDGIIDMPVRLPEGLGGKGDATNPEQLFAAGYAACFQSALQLMAGKQKIRLDENSTVTAHVSLDQFEDGRFGLAVQLDVKVDGVEKAKAEELVAQAHEVCPYSVGTRGNIDVKLNVLE
- the sucC gene encoding ADP-forming succinate--CoA ligase subunit beta; translation: MNIHEYQAKDILKRYGVRIQEGIVAETPEEAVAAAKRLTEETGTGWHVIKAQIHAGGRGKGGGVKLAKNLEQVKEIAGQILGMQLITHQTGPEGKKVNKVLVAQDVYYPGDSEPKEYYVSILLDRAKGQNVIMASTEGGMDIEEVAEHTPEKIFKEWIDPAVGLRPFQANKIAFAFGLQGEAFKEFTKFLTNLYKAYLDTDASMFEINPVLKTSDNKILAVDGKVDLDDNALFRHKDLADLRDILEEDPLEVEASKSNLNYVKLDGNVGCMVNGAGLAMATMDIIKLSGGEPANFLDVGGGANAQTVEAGFRLILQDPNVKAILINIFGGIVRCDRVANGVVEAYKNIGTINVPIIVRLQGTNAEEGARIIDESGLKVFSAVLLKDAAQKVSEVLADVA
- a CDS encoding response regulator, with translation MKSVLLIDDDPTALYVARNVLKRQNITEQIMTAQNGFEAISKLQAACSDPFYKEATPSLIIVDVKMPVMDGFQFVEAMQGLPLNPKPLVAMLTSSQNEYDIKRADMLGVDGYLGKPLTDEKLTEFLDACRERCLHD
- a CDS encoding ATP-dependent DNA helicase RecQ, with protein sequence MADIQQILREYWGYDQFRPGQEEIIDSVLAGKDTLAILPTGGGKSICFQVPALAQEGVCLVVSPLIALMKDQVENLRKRGISAAALHAGQPERERDLILDNCIFGTTKFLYLSPERLQTDLFLERLKRMNVSLLAVDEAHCISQWGYDFRPPYLEIAKLREVLPNVPVLALTASATEVVKQDIQEKLAFKKQQVFQQSFARKNLSYSVLPVEDKEGRLREILQKMPGTAIIYVRNRRRTAELSDWLQRQGIKAAAYHAGLPHQTRTTAQTNWITDKVRVMVATNAFGMGIDKPDVRLVVHLDLPDSLEAYYQEAGRAGRDGKYSYATVLLGPEESSLLLKKTTEAHPPLETLKRVYQALANFYQLATGSGQFQSFDFDLAEFSKTYQLQPVEAHYALKQLENEGLLQLNEGFYSPSKVNFLLEHQALYEFQLMNETLEPVIKGLLRLYGGELYNDFVKISEVGLAKHINLPEATLRQQLQHLHQRKVLVYDAQHDGPQVQFTLPRFDAQQLPLDQKRLNQFREKAMKKAEAVVTYMQNTQKCRTLQILAYFGEKSDQICRICDYCLAQKKKAKLEENKLHLEARILSYLKKAPLHPKSLSLHFSSSEQELLGDLLQQMLEAGLVSYAADGNLITKE
- a CDS encoding DUF6687 family protein codes for the protein MPFSYLPFPEVKNQPAVVVDSFHPNGLVLSHWREAPTPMPLREDTSAGMVLQALKQNWPDLPNYQHVTANHFDIDALVGVWALLHPELALQHEETLRQVAVIGDFRELDLSNPVVDKALKLVCWLNAEEKARFYPPFGAEELEENEVVASIPKFHYFLEAFTQVLENPEAQQHVWRPDYDQVLAGYRQIHSPDSHFTKREDLGVIIIETPEPVHYYALFGPTAGYDIVISCYDQNRYEVECKYTTWVDLHSRPTLPRPDLSPLAQILTQLEMEGQKWSADGVTDTGPLLRLQKEKLTKAQRYGNPMERIIYPSSISKDVFVQTCLAYFEKVFAGISPKKYWTWAEVKAFSKS
- a CDS encoding type I restriction endonuclease; the protein is MDFQDVIKALGDKVSRMQESIQTEEATKMAFVMPFISALGYDIFNPMEVVPEFIADLGIKKGEKVDYCIFMEGKPTIIIECKHWKEKLDVHNSQLHRYFHVTTSKFGILTNGIIYRFYTDLVEPNKMDDKPFWEFNITDLQEQTIFELKKYHKTTFSVENILSSATELKYAKEIKKIMLEELANPSEAFVKHFARQIISGQMTAKVLEPFNSLVKRALNQLISDMISDRLKNALASEEDRSSIQARVVEDTTVQPVNVEAASKVVTIELEKEAFYIVRSILRTKIDANRVTHRDTQSYFGILLDDNNRKPICRLYLEGNKKIISLLDDAKKEMRHEIQTLDDIYAHAEHLINTALSYDNK
- a CDS encoding ABC transporter ATP-binding protein, with the protein product MIPEKPVLLEARGLHKSYGVLPVLKGIDLVIGEAEVVSIVGASGAGKSTLLHLLGTLDTPDAGDVFLSGHRISGMSNKEVAQFRNRNIGFIFQFHNLLPEFSALENVCLPGFLANRPEKEVETRATELLEMLSLGHRLHHKPSEMSGGEQQRTAVARALINSPKLIFADEPSGNLDSKNADELHQIFFKLREDLGQTFVLVTHNPVLADMADRKLTMKDGFLLKPGEAE